Proteins encoded in a region of the Zunongwangia endophytica genome:
- a CDS encoding sensor histidine kinase produces MKLKLFLALLKTVVLHGLFWLAVLFFYTFFFAIKDSDLWISAQFSLALMPVTIGTTYTFSYVLLPNYLVRRKYFLFSLYSFYALVISASLIIFSAFYGYLLSLGLEWEGNYPVSKGLTFIFFAVYLVIVLGCGFSLVKDYFKTLNRNEELKNTLLESELQLKIQELQYLKMQIHPHFLFNTLNTIYGLTLTKKDSAPGMILKLADLLDYILYETMKNKVPLQREIQHLKDYIELEKLRFGERLTIEIRIAEFSSNIEIPPMLFLPFLENAFKHGKASEEILKIEMKIEIVENQLNFMLKNSIPEQKEILDRNSGIGLENIQKRLKHIYGDAYRLEISEVEGFYIVQLKIPTDF; encoded by the coding sequence ATGAAACTGAAGCTTTTTTTAGCACTATTAAAAACAGTCGTACTGCATGGCTTATTCTGGCTGGCAGTACTGTTTTTTTATACTTTTTTCTTTGCGATCAAAGATTCAGATTTGTGGATTTCAGCACAATTTTCTTTAGCCTTAATGCCGGTAACCATAGGGACCACTTATACGTTCTCCTATGTACTTCTGCCAAATTACTTGGTTAGAAGAAAGTATTTTTTATTCAGCCTATATTCGTTTTATGCGCTGGTAATTTCAGCTTCATTAATTATCTTTTCAGCATTTTATGGTTATTTACTGAGCCTGGGATTAGAATGGGAAGGGAATTATCCCGTATCTAAAGGCTTAACTTTTATATTTTTCGCTGTCTATTTGGTGATTGTTTTAGGCTGTGGTTTTAGTCTTGTCAAAGATTATTTTAAAACTTTAAACAGAAATGAAGAATTAAAAAACACCCTTTTAGAAAGCGAATTACAGCTCAAAATTCAGGAATTACAGTATTTGAAAATGCAAATCCACCCGCATTTTTTATTCAATACACTTAATACGATTTACGGGCTCACGCTCACAAAGAAAGATTCGGCGCCGGGAATGATATTGAAATTGGCCGATCTACTCGATTATATTTTATATGAAACCATGAAAAATAAGGTGCCGTTGCAAAGAGAAATTCAGCATCTAAAAGATTATATTGAACTAGAAAAGTTGCGTTTTGGAGAGCGATTAACTATTGAAATACGAATTGCTGAATTTTCGTCGAATATCGAAATTCCGCCAATGTTGTTTCTACCCTTTTTAGAAAATGCTTTTAAGCATGGAAAGGCTTCTGAAGAAATTTTGAAAATTGAAATGAAGATTGAAATCGTTGAAAATCAACTCAATTTTATGCTGAAAAACTCGATTCCCGAGCAGAAAGAAATACTCGATCGCAATTCAGGAATTGGACTCGAAAATATCCAAAAACGACTGAAACATATTTATGGAGATGCTTATCGTTTAGAAATTTCAGAAGTGGAGGGTTTTTATATAGTTCAGCTTAAAATACCAACTGATTTCTAA
- a CDS encoding DEAD/DEAH box helicase: MSFQDLNLNTPLRNALEDLNFQKPTPIQEQAFAPIMSGKDVVGIAQTGTGKTFAYLLPMLRMLKYSTQKNPRILIMVPTRELVVQVVEEIEKLTAYINIRVAGIYGGVNINTQQQELMRGLDIVVATPRRLYDLVLRRAVQLKSIQRFVIDEVDVMLDLGFKFQVNNIIELLPANRQSIMFSATMTETVEQMISENFKSPEKISIAVSGTPLENIDQQNYLIPNFNTKANLLKHLLADKDIYKKILIFISDKRIADRLFESLGQKFPGEISLVHTGKSQNYRLKNVSDFDEGLSRIMIATDVMARGLDIEDVSQVVNFDTPNYPENYMHRIGRTGRAEKKGQALLFTTEAEMDSLKAIEELMKMEVPKVEIPAEVKISSELIPEERPREIEINNPNKSLEDGGAAFHEKKDKNKKVNLGGSYRREIAKKYKKPKTRGDKNANRRNKK, translated from the coding sequence GTGAGTTTTCAAGATCTTAATTTAAATACACCTTTACGTAATGCGCTGGAAGATTTAAACTTCCAAAAGCCAACACCAATCCAGGAACAGGCATTTGCGCCTATTATGTCTGGAAAAGATGTAGTTGGTATCGCACAAACCGGTACCGGGAAAACCTTCGCGTATCTTTTGCCAATGCTAAGAATGCTAAAATATTCTACGCAAAAGAATCCGCGTATCCTAATTATGGTACCAACGCGAGAACTGGTAGTTCAGGTTGTAGAAGAAATTGAAAAACTTACCGCATACATCAACATAAGAGTAGCCGGTATTTATGGTGGTGTAAATATTAACACTCAGCAACAGGAGTTAATGCGCGGTCTGGATATTGTCGTCGCCACACCTCGTAGACTTTACGATTTGGTTTTGCGAAGAGCGGTGCAGCTAAAATCTATTCAGCGATTTGTGATTGATGAAGTTGATGTGATGCTGGACCTTGGGTTTAAATTTCAGGTAAATAATATTATAGAATTGCTTCCTGCCAATCGCCAAAGTATCATGTTTTCGGCAACGATGACAGAAACTGTGGAACAAATGATTAGCGAGAATTTTAAATCTCCTGAAAAGATTTCGATAGCCGTAAGCGGGACTCCGCTAGAAAATATCGATCAGCAAAACTATCTTATTCCCAATTTCAATACGAAAGCCAATCTTTTAAAGCATTTACTTGCTGATAAAGATATTTATAAAAAAATATTGATTTTCATCTCAGATAAGCGAATTGCAGATCGACTTTTTGAAAGTTTGGGACAAAAATTTCCGGGAGAAATAAGCCTGGTACATACCGGTAAAAGTCAGAATTACCGACTTAAAAACGTGAGCGATTTTGATGAAGGCTTAAGCCGAATTATGATTGCGACCGATGTTATGGCACGTGGTCTTGATATCGAAGATGTTTCTCAGGTAGTCAATTTCGATACGCCAAATTACCCTGAAAACTATATGCACAGGATTGGTAGAACGGGAAGAGCCGAGAAAAAAGGACAGGCGCTTTTATTTACTACGGAAGCAGAAATGGATTCTTTGAAAGCGATTGAAGAATTAATGAAAATGGAAGTTCCCAAAGTCGAAATTCCTGCGGAAGTAAAAATTTCTTCAGAATTAATTCCTGAAGAAAGACCAAGAGAAATCGAAATTAACAATCCAAACAAATCACTCGAAGATGGCGGTGCCGCGTTCCACGAGAAAAAGGATAAAAACAAAAAAGTAAATCTTGGAGGATCCTACCGAAGAGAAATTGCTAAAAAATATAAGAAGCCAAAAACTCGCGGTGATAAAAACGCGAACAGAAGAAATAAGAAATAA
- a CDS encoding serine hydrolase domain-containing protein: MKHKLLIAIAVFIYSTSISQTKESISKGQISIIDEKIKDFPKATELSIAFIKNGEVSFYGAKRIDDTIEYVDNSNKVFEIGSLTKVFTSTLLANLVLQHKIDLNKPIHSYFDFPIGNKEITVLQLANHTSGLPKLPSNLDLDKADQSNPYKNYSKEDLKELLRNKLEIISDPGTAYEYSNIGAGILGYLLEVQTDLTYEELLKKYIVAKYDMKNTSTILNNINSDLVEGLDSNGNKTANWDLNALVGAGGILSNVEDLSKFAIAQLNQENKELELTRKTTFEIPEYQMEVGLAWKILKPDPENKWYMHNGGTSGYSTMFALDIENEIGIIILSNVSTFNENARNIDQLCLELMQSQY, from the coding sequence ATGAAACACAAACTACTAATTGCAATTGCAGTTTTTATCTATTCTACTAGTATCAGTCAGACTAAAGAATCAATTTCCAAAGGTCAAATTAGTATTATTGATGAGAAAATTAAAGATTTTCCTAAAGCAACTGAACTTTCAATAGCATTTATTAAAAATGGAGAAGTATCTTTTTATGGCGCCAAGCGAATAGATGATACAATAGAATATGTAGATAATTCTAATAAAGTATTTGAGATTGGTTCTTTAACCAAAGTATTTACTTCAACCTTATTGGCTAATTTAGTTCTTCAGCACAAAATAGATTTAAATAAACCTATACACAGTTATTTTGATTTTCCGATAGGCAACAAAGAAATTACTGTTTTACAATTAGCGAATCATACTTCTGGATTGCCGAAACTACCTTCTAACTTAGATTTAGATAAAGCAGATCAATCTAATCCCTACAAGAATTATAGTAAGGAAGATTTGAAAGAATTGCTGAGGAATAAACTGGAAATTATTAGTGATCCAGGAACAGCTTACGAATATTCAAATATAGGTGCCGGAATACTTGGATATTTACTTGAAGTTCAAACAGATTTGACCTATGAAGAATTACTTAAAAAGTATATTGTAGCAAAATATGATATGAAAAATACGTCTACCATTCTTAATAATATTAATTCAGATCTAGTTGAAGGTTTAGACAGCAATGGCAATAAAACGGCAAACTGGGATTTAAATGCTTTAGTAGGAGCTGGTGGAATTTTATCGAACGTAGAAGATCTATCAAAATTTGCTATAGCGCAACTTAATCAGGAAAATAAAGAACTTGAGTTAACCAGAAAAACTACTTTTGAAATACCAGAATATCAGATGGAAGTTGGTTTGGCGTGGAAAATATTAAAACCAGATCCTGAAAATAAATGGTATATGCATAATGGCGGCACCAGTGGCTATAGCACTATGTTTGCATTAGATATTGAGAATGAAATAGGAATTATTATCTTATCGAATGTATCAACATTTAATGAGAATGCTAGAAACATCGATCAACTATGCTTAGAATTGATGCAATCTCAGTATTGA
- a CDS encoding aldose 1-epimerase family protein — MYTLKNDQLEVGIQHNGVELCSIKNLENKKEYMWQADPEIWGSHAPNLFPVIGVLKDGKYKFQGSFYDMPKHGFVRNNDNLEVKNQTETSITFILKSSEALVKIYPFKFEFELTFTLNGKTIEVHHLVKNLDNQKIYFQVGGHPAFNAPLFENETYEDYYLEFDQNQNLESYILGDSGLVSDQTKTITKNDNKIQLTKDIFNEDALIFKNIASKKVSLKSTNHGEILSVSYSDFKNLGVWAKPGAPYVCIEPWLGIADVEGTDQNIETKEGIIALAAEKEFNASYKISIA, encoded by the coding sequence ATGTACACCTTAAAAAACGACCAATTAGAAGTTGGAATTCAGCATAATGGCGTCGAACTTTGCAGCATTAAAAACCTGGAAAACAAAAAAGAATATATGTGGCAGGCAGATCCCGAAATTTGGGGAAGCCACGCTCCTAACCTCTTTCCGGTAATTGGTGTTTTAAAAGATGGAAAATATAAATTTCAAGGAAGTTTTTATGATATGCCGAAACATGGCTTTGTAAGAAACAATGACAATCTTGAAGTGAAAAATCAAACAGAAACTTCAATTACTTTCATTTTAAAAAGTTCTGAAGCGCTTGTAAAAATTTATCCTTTTAAATTCGAATTTGAGCTAACATTTACGCTGAATGGCAAAACGATTGAAGTTCATCATTTAGTGAAAAACCTGGATAATCAAAAAATCTACTTTCAGGTAGGCGGACATCCAGCATTTAATGCGCCACTATTTGAAAACGAAACTTACGAAGATTACTATTTAGAGTTCGACCAAAATCAAAATTTAGAATCTTACATTTTGGGAGATAGCGGATTAGTAAGCGATCAAACCAAAACAATTACTAAAAACGATAATAAAATCCAGCTTACTAAAGATATTTTTAATGAAGATGCTTTAATTTTTAAAAATATAGCTTCTAAAAAAGTGAGCTTAAAAAGTACCAATCACGGTGAAATTTTAAGTGTTTCGTATAGCGACTTTAAAAATCTTGGAGTGTGGGCAAAACCGGGCGCTCCTTATGTTTGCATTGAACCCTGGTTGGGAATTGCAGATGTTGAAGGTACCGATCAAAACATCGAAACTAAAGAAGGAATTATAGCACTCGCTGCAGAAAAAGAATTTAATGCTAGCTATAAAATTAGCATTGCATAA
- a CDS encoding sensor histidine kinase, producing the protein MKKASEILFSQNHQIIEEWEKRAKKEILASKNTEQLVLRNQLPHLLDGIADIMSRYKEFEHVKEDENYEEIINNSIDHGRHRATSSQYTVKHILEEYILFHRVITDVLRKNDCYTAEVGILLKYTLETAMLNSADSFNNSLQDMRQKLVGTLAHDMRNPISAALFAIDIMRYEHGEERFNKVKKMTERSLRKSIELMEGLLDAISVQAGDGITLNFDEIDLLKDIKWVRDEAQEVYDNKIELVAPDTEIKGVFDGTAIRRVLENLINNGVKYGSLDQPITVKVDEDESQVSLKVHNSGDSIPEEKQEKIFDFLNSSHDEKTGQHKSWGMGLTLVKIVAEAHGGNAKISSNEKDGTTFTITLEKFLNIPGRTTSKLNYVSMQ; encoded by the coding sequence ATGAAAAAGGCTTCAGAGATATTATTCAGTCAAAATCATCAAATAATAGAGGAGTGGGAAAAGAGAGCTAAAAAGGAAATTTTAGCATCTAAAAATACAGAGCAACTGGTTTTAAGAAATCAATTACCACATCTTCTAGATGGTATTGCAGATATAATGAGCCGTTATAAAGAATTTGAGCATGTAAAAGAAGATGAGAATTACGAAGAAATAATTAACAATAGTATCGATCACGGTAGGCATAGAGCCACATCTTCACAATATACGGTAAAGCATATTTTGGAAGAATATATTTTATTCCATCGCGTTATTACAGATGTTTTAAGGAAAAATGACTGTTACACTGCAGAAGTTGGGATCTTATTAAAATATACCCTAGAAACGGCAATGCTTAATTCGGCAGATTCTTTTAATAATTCTTTGCAGGACATGCGTCAAAAATTGGTGGGAACACTCGCTCACGATATGCGAAATCCGATCTCAGCTGCGCTCTTTGCAATCGATATCATGCGGTATGAGCATGGTGAAGAAAGATTCAATAAAGTTAAGAAAATGACCGAGCGTAGTTTACGCAAATCGATCGAACTAATGGAAGGTCTGTTAGATGCTATTTCTGTGCAGGCAGGGGATGGAATCACCCTCAATTTTGACGAAATAGATCTTCTAAAAGATATCAAATGGGTTAGAGACGAAGCTCAAGAGGTTTATGATAATAAAATTGAATTGGTAGCTCCAGACACCGAAATTAAAGGCGTTTTTGACGGTACGGCGATTCGAAGAGTATTAGAAAACCTTATTAATAATGGTGTGAAATATGGTTCTTTAGATCAACCAATCACTGTAAAAGTTGATGAAGATGAGAGCCAAGTATCGTTAAAAGTTCATAATAGTGGTGATTCTATTCCAGAAGAAAAACAAGAAAAAATCTTCGACTTTTTGAACTCGAGTCATGACGAAAAAACGGGTCAGCATAAAAGTTGGGGAATGGGACTTACCTTGGTTAAAATTGTAGCCGAAGCTCACGGCGGAAATGCAAAAATTAGCAGTAATGAAAAAGACGGAACTACTTTCACAATTACTCTAGAAAAATTTCTAAATATTCCAGGCAGAACAACTTCAAAATTGAATTACGTAAGCATGCAATAA
- a CDS encoding NADPH-dependent FMN reductase, whose amino-acid sequence MKRILGFAGSNSSKSINAQLVANLLNRLSADFKTEQIDIRDYELPFYGEDLENEKGIPNKAQDFAAEIEKNDAVIIAINEHNGSRSAVFKNLIDWVSRHNRGFLTDKKILLVAASPGGSGAATAMAYAKTAFGIFGGDVVETLSFPNFYDNFKEGEITNSEIASEIDSKLNTFAQQI is encoded by the coding sequence ATGAAACGTATACTAGGATTCGCAGGATCTAATAGCAGTAAATCTATAAATGCACAATTGGTAGCTAATTTATTAAATCGACTTTCGGCTGATTTTAAAACGGAGCAAATTGATATTCGTGATTATGAGTTGCCTTTTTATGGAGAAGATCTAGAGAACGAAAAAGGAATTCCTAATAAAGCACAAGATTTTGCTGCAGAGATCGAAAAGAACGATGCCGTGATAATCGCAATCAACGAACATAACGGAAGTCGTTCGGCAGTTTTTAAAAACTTAATCGATTGGGTTTCTAGACATAATCGTGGTTTTTTAACCGATAAAAAAATACTCCTTGTAGCAGCATCACCAGGCGGAAGCGGTGCCGCAACTGCAATGGCCTATGCTAAAACGGCGTTTGGGATTTTTGGAGGAGATGTAGTGGAAACGCTAAGTTTTCCTAATTTCTACGATAACTTTAAAGAAGGAGAAATCACCAATTCTGAGATAGCATCAGAAATTGATTCAAAATTAAATACTTTTGCGCAACAAATTTAA
- a CDS encoding LytR/AlgR family response regulator transcription factor: MSASINCILVDDEPVALDILESHLSKIDDIHILARCNNATEAFNVISKENVQLIFLDINMPGISGISFAKSINSTIQIIFTTAYREYAIDGFDLHAADYLLKPISFDRLIDAISNFRNQHSTKLKSKLPKKEAEFIFVKIDRQMVKIDFNDLLYIESYSDYLKIHLLTETKITRETITAIEEKLPRSKFIRTHRSFIVAIDSIDSYTNEQVVIHQKSIPISRSYKEQVLEKFQEFH; encoded by the coding sequence ATGAGCGCATCCATTAATTGTATTCTTGTTGACGACGAGCCAGTGGCCTTAGATATTTTGGAAAGTCATCTTTCTAAAATAGACGACATCCATATTCTAGCCAGATGCAATAATGCTACAGAAGCTTTTAATGTGATTAGTAAAGAAAATGTTCAGCTCATATTTTTGGATATTAATATGCCGGGAATTTCAGGAATCTCATTTGCCAAATCCATTAATAGTACTATTCAAATAATATTTACCACTGCCTATCGCGAATATGCTATTGATGGATTTGATTTACATGCCGCAGATTATTTGCTCAAACCGATCTCTTTTGATCGTTTAATCGATGCAATTAGTAATTTTAGAAATCAGCATTCAACAAAACTAAAATCAAAATTACCCAAAAAGGAAGCTGAATTTATTTTCGTAAAAATAGATCGGCAAATGGTGAAAATCGATTTTAATGACCTGCTTTATATTGAAAGTTATTCTGATTACTTAAAAATACATTTACTTACTGAAACTAAAATTACCCGAGAAACTATCACTGCTATTGAAGAGAAACTTCCCCGCTCGAAGTTTATAAGAACGCACAGATCTTTTATTGTTGCAATCGACAGCATAGATTCCTATACGAACGAGCAGGTTGTTATTCACCAAAAATCTATTCCAATTAGTAGAAGTTATAAAGAACAGGTATTAGAGAAATTTCAGGAATTTCATTAG